The Aneurinibacillus uraniidurans genome segment AGGATGAACACATCTACTTCCTAGGACTGATTTTTTTCTTCATAAGTATGAGCTAGGGAATGGCTCACCATTTATTTCGGCATATAAATAAGGAAGGGGCTGTCTCAAAGGCTGTAATACAGTGATTGAGGTAGCCCCTTTTTGTAGAATCGACAATGTTTGGTGAGAGGGAGTGGGCGCGTACAGGAGCTCCTCCACCACACGGCCGTGAAAAATCGCTTATTCGTGTTAGGTGGCTATGCTAGCTGTTTATATTCGAAGGTCTGATGCTCTCTACGTCTGAGGTCGTAGATGAAATTCAAGCGGAGGTTCGTTATGAGAACCGTAGAAATTCGGTACCATGAATAACAAGAAGGGAGGAACAAATCATATGAAAAAATTTGGTCTGTTACTAGCAGGAGGGGTTGCAGCAATCGTAGCTATTGCTAACTTCGGCCCGATGATCGGTCTTGCGATTAGTGCCGCTATTTTATACTACGCGGTAAAAGGATTCCTGCTTGCGGATTCCACATGCAAAAAAATCCTCTGGGTGTTGATCGGGCTTGCGGCATTAAGTGCAACTCTATCCAACATGCCAGCACTGTTCGGTGTAGTTGCCATCGGAATCCTGTACCTTGTGTACAAAAAGTGGAACGAACAGCCGTCGCATACAAAAACGCCAGAAGATCCATTCACGAATTTTGAGAAACAATGGGACGCACTGCGCCAATCTTAATCAACCATAAGGAGAGAATACGATGAAAAACTTATTTGCTCGCATTAAACATTCCATTGCCGCTGATTTTCATGAAGCACTTGATAAGAAAGAACAGAAAAATCCAATCGCGCTCCTAAATCAGTACTTGCGCGAATGTGAGCAGGAAGTAGAAAAAGTTCGGATGCTAGTTGAGCGTCAATACCGTCTTAACGAAGAGTTCACACGGGAATACAGCCACGCGCACAGTATGGCAGAGAAGCGCAAGCATCAGGCAGAAGTAGCGCTTGGGGCTGGGGAAACGGAATTGTATGATTTTGCGCTCCAAGAGCAAGCGCAGTACGAAGAACGGGCTATTCGATTGCAGGAATCACAGCAGCAGGCGGCTCACCAGCTTGCCGAGCTTGAACGTCGTTATGAGGAAATGAGACATAAGTTAAAAGACATGTATATTAAGCGAATGGAACTGATGGGTCGAGAAAATGTGGCGCGTGCCCAGCACCGCATCAGCCGTGTGCTCGAACCAGGCGGACACATGGGGACGCCATTTACACGCTTTGAAGAAATGGAACACTACTTAGATCGCATCGAACGTCAGGTGAACATGTCCTATAACCACCATACGATTGATGCGAGAATTGCACAGTTAGAAAAACTGGCAAAAAAAGATGAGGTTTCGTCCGTTTCGTAATATAATCAGGGTAGCTTAAAAAAAGGCGCAGGAAGTTGCGCCTTTTTTCTCATCATGATAGATGCTTCTGCCCGAGAAAGGAAGGGACCGCTATGCCGCATCGCAGTAAGACGGATTTTATAAACTGGGCGATTTTTATCAGCCTGATTATGCTGTTGCTGGAACTTTCATTTTCTGGAGGCGGTGCGATTTTCTTTGTAGGTAGTATGATTGGGTGTATATACATTGGACATAAACGTTTGCCGCGCCTGACAGGGAAGCTATTTTTCTGGTTTGGTGTCGTAAACCTTGGGATTGCGGTGCTCAATACGGTCGCGTTTCGCTTCTGGGCGTTTATTCTGATTGCTTATATAGTCGTACAGTTCGCACAGTCCAAAAAAAACCCGCATCTCATTCACCCGATACTAGGTCGGTCGCAGCCGATCATAAACGAGGAGACACTCGTTGTTCGGACTCCTATGTTTCGCAACATATGGCTCGGCCCGAGACAGACACCGGAACACGCTTATGAGTGGAATGATATCATTGTGCAGACTGGCATCGGAGACACGGTGATTGATCTAAGCTCAACAGTGCTTCCCAAACAGGAAAATGTCATTGTCATTCGCAACCTGGTCGGGAATGTGCAGGTGTTAATTCCGTATGATGTAGGCGTAAGCGTGCATCATTCTGCTGTCGCGGGAGCGGCTACAGTATTCGAATATCAGGAGCCAACTGCGTTTAACCGTGTGCTCCATATCGAGACGCCAGGCTATGGACAGGCCGGTCAAAAGGTGAAAATTATGACAGTCATGCTGGTGGGCGATCTGGAGGTGAAGCGCATATGAATGCACTTCAGCGCCAGCTTGCCCTTAGTATCGGTCTGGCTTGTCTGTCGGCGGTTATTACGGGTCTGCTGACTTTTCTTGTCTATCCTCTTCCCGATTGGTCTCATCTGTGGACGACAGAACTATTCGGATTTCCGTTTGTTCTCGCTGCATTAGGGATTATCATGGGGATTGGCATTGGTTTTGGACTGGTATACGGTCTATTCTGGCAGCGGCAGTTCCAGACAATAGAGGGCGTGCTGCATGAGCTTGAACAAGGTCGGCGTATCGAAGCGCAGCCAGGCAGTGGTGTGCAGGAAGTAGATCGGATTGGAATACGGATTGAGAAGCTTCAGCAGCAGATGGGAGAGCAGGTGAAGTTGTCCCGTAAGCTGGCGATGGAAAAAGCGGAAGATCAGGAGAAGCGGATGCAGGAAATCATATCGCAAGAGCGTCATCGGCTCGCCCGTGAACTGCACGATTCAGTTAGCCAGCAGTTGTTTGCTGCTTCCATGCTTATGTCAGCGATTGCCGAAACCCCGTCAACACGTAATGAACGGGAAACGAAGCAGTTACGTATGGTAGAGACGATGATTCATCAGTCACAATTGGAGATGCGTGCGCTTTTGCTTCATCTTCGTCCGTTTGCGCTTGCAGGGAAATCGCTTCAGGAAGGAATGGAAGAACTGCTGGTCGAGTTGTCGCAAAAAGTTCCGCTTGCGATTGAATGGAAAATCGAGCCGATGCAGCTCGATAAAGGTGTGGAAGATCACCTGTTTCGTATTTTACAGGAGGCGATCTCAAACACACTGCGTCATGCCAAGGCCTCTCGCTTGGATGTGCTGCTCATTGAGCGTGACAACTTGATTATCATGCGAATTGTCGATGATGGCGTTGGATTTGATGTGGAGTCTGCGAAGGCAGGCTCATACGGGCTGCAGAATATGCGGGAGAGAGCGATGGAGTTGGGTGGATATAGTAAAATTATTAGTCTGCCGGGGCAGGGAACGAGTCTGGAAGTACGAATACCAAGGATGATGACAGGAGGGGAATCAGATGATTAGCGTACTGTTTGTCGACGATCATGAAATGGTGCGAATTGGTGTCACGTCCTATTTGTCCGCTCAGCCTGATATGGAAGTGGTTGGGGAAGCCGAAAATGGAAAACAGGCGGTAGAGCTTGCGCTCCGCTTACGTCCAGATATTATTCTAATGGATCTCGTCATGCAGGAGATGGACGGCATCGAGGCAACAAAGCAAATTATGGAGCAGTGGCCGGATGCAAGGATTATCATTGTAACGAGTTTCCTAGATGACGAGAAAGTATACCCTGCGCTCGAAGCCGGAGCGACGAGCTATCTTTTGAAGACATCAAGGGCGAGCGACATCGCAGACGCAGTCCGGGCCACTTATCATGGGCAGTCCGTGCTAGAGCCAGAAGTGACAGGAAAAGTCATGACTCGTATGCGTCAGAGGCAGGAACGTCTGCCGCACGAAGAGTTAACCGGACGAGAGATGGAAATTCTGCTGCAGATCGCGCAGGGCAAGTCCAATCAAGAAATTGCTGATGAATTATTTATTGCGTTGAAAACGGTCAAAACGCATGTCAGCAGCATCCTGAGCAAGCTTGGCGTGCAAGACCGTACTCAGGCCGTTATTTATGCATTTAAACATGGATTGACTACATAATGAGTAGCTAGCATCCTTATTTGAGGGTGCTTTTTTACTTGGGATTCGAAAGGAGGGTTTTATTTTCTTTTGTCGAAATTTTTATTTCATAATATAGGAAGTGCGCACAGTAAAGGCGGATCGGTTGTAGGAGGAGCGGTTTTGGCAAATAAAATCGAAGAAATGTGCAGGGATGAACAACTACTTGAACCGGTAGTAGTTGGAGTCGGGATTTTTTATGAAGATGAGTATGTATATGTAAACCCTAGTTTTGCTTCTATATTTGGCTATGCAAGAGAAGAAATCATACATAAAGCTAGATTAGTTGATCTCGTACATCCAAATGATCGTGATTTTGTAGCAGATCAGATCAGACAGCGGTTGTCTGGTGAGGCGGCGAGTGCGCGGTATCGGGCACGTGGTGTTCGGAAAGATGGAGTTGTGATTGACCTTGAATTATGTGGAGCCAGAACCGTGTATCAGGGAAAATCAGCGGTTATCACAATGATACTCGATATGACAGAACAGGTTCAGATCGCACAGGCATTACGGGAAAGTGATGAACGGTTCCGCAAGGCATTTGATTATTCTTCAATTGGTATGGCGCTCATATCAATTGAAGGTCAGTTTCTTAAGGTAAATGCGGCGCTATGCACAATGACAGGTTACATAGAAGAGGAACTGCTTACGAAGACGTATCGGATGATTACGCATGTGGATGATAGAATGGAAGACAGGGAAGTGGTTGAGCAGTTAGTAGACGGGAAAATCAATCACGTATCGTATGAAAAACGATATATCCATAAATACGGTCGGATTATCTGGATTCTGATTAATGTGTCAATTATTCGGGATGAGTGTAATGTTCCCCTTTATTTCATTGCACAGATTCAAGATATTACGGAGCGTAAGCAAACGGAGGAAATGCTCCGCAAGTCAGAAAGGTTGAATGCAGTCGGACAGCTTGCAGCAGGTGTAGCCCATGAAGTTCGGAACCCGCTGACGGTACTCAAAGGCTTTATTCAGCTTATGCAGGCACAGCGTGCAGATGAACAACAGGAGCACCTAGCGCTGATGCTGTCAGAGGTGGAGCGTATTGAAGCGATTATTACGGAATTCCTTGTGTTGGCCAAGCCACAAACCATTCGTTTTCGCACGAACAATCTTGCGGCGATCATTTCACATGTAGCTGCGCTGATTAGCACAAAAGCGGTAATGAACAACATTCAGATTAGCACAAGAATCGCTGCAGACCTTCCACACATTGAATGTGATGAAAATCAGATTAAACAAGTATTTGTCAATATGCTGCAAAATGCAGTCGAATCAATGCCAGAAGGCGGGTTGATTATGGTTACAGCAGCTCGGCTTGGCACTGATCGCGTGATGATTCGTTTTATCGATGAAGGGTGTGGGATTGCCAAAGAACGCATTCCACATCTTGGTGAGCCATTTTACAGCAACAAGGAGAAAGGAACCGGGCTTGGCCTGATGATCAGTTATAAAATCATCGAGAATCATAAAGGAACAATAAAAGTGGAGAGCAGAGTAGGTAAGGGAAGCGTATTTACGATTATTTTGCCATTATCGCAGTGTGTTGAAAAACCTTACGAATCATAGTATCGTATGCTTTTCTCCGCGCATACCATGAGGGAGCGAGCCATTCAGGAGGAGAGAAAAGCATATGTATGATT includes the following:
- the liaF gene encoding cell wall-active antibiotics response protein LiaF, producing MPHRSKTDFINWAIFISLIMLLLELSFSGGGAIFFVGSMIGCIYIGHKRLPRLTGKLFFWFGVVNLGIAVLNTVAFRFWAFILIAYIVVQFAQSKKNPHLIHPILGRSQPIINEETLVVRTPMFRNIWLGPRQTPEHAYEWNDIIVQTGIGDTVIDLSSTVLPKQENVIVIRNLVGNVQVLIPYDVGVSVHHSAVAGAATVFEYQEPTAFNRVLHIETPGYGQAGQKVKIMTVMLVGDLEVKRI
- a CDS encoding PAS domain-containing sensor histidine kinase, with amino-acid sequence MANKIEEMCRDEQLLEPVVVGVGIFYEDEYVYVNPSFASIFGYAREEIIHKARLVDLVHPNDRDFVADQIRQRLSGEAASARYRARGVRKDGVVIDLELCGARTVYQGKSAVITMILDMTEQVQIAQALRESDERFRKAFDYSSIGMALISIEGQFLKVNAALCTMTGYIEEELLTKTYRMITHVDDRMEDREVVEQLVDGKINHVSYEKRYIHKYGRIIWILINVSIIRDECNVPLYFIAQIQDITERKQTEEMLRKSERLNAVGQLAAGVAHEVRNPLTVLKGFIQLMQAQRADEQQEHLALMLSEVERIEAIITEFLVLAKPQTIRFRTNNLAAIISHVAALISTKAVMNNIQISTRIAADLPHIECDENQIKQVFVNMLQNAVESMPEGGLIMVTAARLGTDRVMIRFIDEGCGIAKERIPHLGEPFYSNKEKGTGLGLMISYKIIENHKGTIKVESRVGKGSVFTIILPLSQCVEKPYES
- a CDS encoding sensor histidine kinase, whose amino-acid sequence is MNALQRQLALSIGLACLSAVITGLLTFLVYPLPDWSHLWTTELFGFPFVLAALGIIMGIGIGFGLVYGLFWQRQFQTIEGVLHELEQGRRIEAQPGSGVQEVDRIGIRIEKLQQQMGEQVKLSRKLAMEKAEDQEKRMQEIISQERHRLARELHDSVSQQLFAASMLMSAIAETPSTRNERETKQLRMVETMIHQSQLEMRALLLHLRPFALAGKSLQEGMEELLVELSQKVPLAIEWKIEPMQLDKGVEDHLFRILQEAISNTLRHAKASRLDVLLIERDNLIIMRIVDDGVGFDVESAKAGSYGLQNMRERAMELGGYSKIISLPGQGTSLEVRIPRMMTGGESDD
- a CDS encoding PspA/IM30 family protein, whose amino-acid sequence is MKNLFARIKHSIAADFHEALDKKEQKNPIALLNQYLRECEQEVEKVRMLVERQYRLNEEFTREYSHAHSMAEKRKHQAEVALGAGETELYDFALQEQAQYEERAIRLQESQQQAAHQLAELERRYEEMRHKLKDMYIKRMELMGRENVARAQHRISRVLEPGGHMGTPFTRFEEMEHYLDRIERQVNMSYNHHTIDARIAQLEKLAKKDEVSSVS
- a CDS encoding flagellar basal body rod protein, producing MKKFGLLLAGGVAAIVAIANFGPMIGLAISAAILYYAVKGFLLADSTCKKILWVLIGLAALSATLSNMPALFGVVAIGILYLVYKKWNEQPSHTKTPEDPFTNFEKQWDALRQS
- a CDS encoding response regulator, coding for MISVLFVDDHEMVRIGVTSYLSAQPDMEVVGEAENGKQAVELALRLRPDIILMDLVMQEMDGIEATKQIMEQWPDARIIIVTSFLDDEKVYPALEAGATSYLLKTSRASDIADAVRATYHGQSVLEPEVTGKVMTRMRQRQERLPHEELTGREMEILLQIAQGKSNQEIADELFIALKTVKTHVSSILSKLGVQDRTQAVIYAFKHGLTT